From one Lycium ferocissimum isolate CSIRO_LF1 chromosome 7, AGI_CSIRO_Lferr_CH_V1, whole genome shotgun sequence genomic stretch:
- the LOC132061844 gene encoding protein NLP9 — MERGVGLWASPRGQMEGVASFDANARSSNVDSFNNVMDIMNLDAYAGWCTSPSAAEQMLASYAAFSPINPMSQSYIPFEGLSYTEQNTGAFPPMGANMVGSTHDGGDKMMFGQDDDQFHFVDGVGLVTKRCKKSSQRADGAEDIGNSMILRSPSQPLAERMLRALAMFKESSGAGILAQVWLPMKNGDQYVLSTCEQPYLLDQALSGYREISRKFTFDTETKPGSIPGLPGRVFSSRIPEWTSNVLYYKEAEYLRVQYAVDHEVRGSIAIPVFEDDACETPCCAVLELVTMKEKPNFDLEMDHVCQALQAVNLRSIAPPRLHSQNLSKNQRDALAEITDVLRAVCHAHKLPLALTWIPCSVTEGEGDEFIRVRARGCNPISNEKCVLCVEDKACYVNEKEVQGFVHACMEHFLEEGEGLVGKALQSNHPFFYPDVKEYHISEYPLVHHARKFGLNAAVAIRLRSTFTGNDDYILEFFLPISMKGSTEQQLLLNNLSGTMQRICRTLRTVSDAELVGQGAKFVLQDESLPNLPPIALSGRNSQHSLDSNSNSVNGAPLGACDSKSAGMQADDSHEQTMNGSRRPMEKKRSTAEKHVSLSVLQQYFSGSLKDAAKSIGVCPTTLKRICRQHGISRWPSRKINKVNRSLKKIQTVLESVQGVEGGLKFDPATGGLVPAGSIIQDFDAQKSMFFPFKDVSVKNPASVFQDAVSVPSTSGSDKENSMVKMEEDSYVDGNQLGQSNHINTPSFKGGNKSSIAVSGFCYESKLAALDAGSSRPASLNAMPLSNSGNASLGSFLTKGGCRRWGLNDGTLDNFDGHFTSRCSYSMAVGGDADSKMKGDNIMDGDGGVIEHNQASSSAMTDSSNGSGSMMHGSSSSSHSRGAHKHSKVEANCGDSGSTITVKATYKEDTIRFKFELSAGCFQLYEQVAKRFKLQAGTFQLKYLDDEEEWVMLVNDADLHECLEIVDFVGGRTVKFLVRDTPCAMGSSSSSNCFLASGS; from the exons ATGGAGAGGGGAGTTGGTTTGTGGGCGTCTCCAAGAGGTCAAATGGAGGGTGTTGCATCGTTTGATGCTAACGCAAGGTCTTCAAATGTTGATTCATTTAACAatgttatggatattatgaaCCTTGATGCTTATGCTGGATGGTGCACTAGTCCTAGTGCAGCAGAGCAGATGTTGGCCTCTTATGCAGCATTTTCGCCAATTAATCCCATGTCTCAAAGTTACATACCATTTGAAGGATTGAGTTATACAGAACAAAATACTGGAGCATTTCCTCCAATGGGTGCCAATATGGTGGGAAGCACTCATGATGGAGGAGATAAAATGATGTTTGGGCAAGATGATGACCAATTCCATTTTGTGGATGGGGTCGGTTTGGTAACTAAAAGATGTAAAAAATCAAGCCAACGGGCTGATGGTGCGGAGGATATTGGCAACTCTATGATCCTAAGGTCACCTTCTCAACCACTTGCTGAGAGAATGCTTAGGGCATTGGCAATGTTTAAAGAGTCATCTGGTGCGGGAATTTTGGCTCAAGTTTGGCTTCCGATGAAGAATGGCGATCAGTATGTCTTGAGCACGTGTGAACAGCCATATCTTCTTGATCAGGCGCTTTCTGGCTATCGAGAGATCTCGAGGAAGTTCACCTTTGATACAGAAACAAAACCAGGATCAATTCCAGGTCTTCCTGGTCGGGTATTTAGTTCAAGAATTCCAGAGTGGACATCAAATGTTCTGTACTACAAGGAGGCTGAGTATTTACGTGTACAATATGCTGTTGACCATGAAGTTCGTGGATCTATTGCTATTCCTGTCTTTGAGGACGATGCCTGTGAAACTCCATGTTGTGCAGTATTGGAACTCGTGACAATGAAGGAGAAACCCAATTTTGATTTGGAAATGGATCATGTTTGCCAGGCTCTCCAG GCTGTGAATTTAAGGAGTATTGCGCCTCCTCGACTTCATTCTCAG AATCTCTCAAAGAACCAAAGAGATGCTTTAGCTGAGATAACAGATGTTCTGCGAGCAGTTTGCCATGCGCATAAGCTGCCTCTTGCTCTGACATGGATTCCCTGTAGTGTCACTGAAGGAGAAGGAGATGAATTCATAAGAGTGCGTGCTAGAGGATGTAATCCAATTTCAAATGAAAAATGTGTGTTATGTGTTGAGGATAAAGCTTGTTATGTGAATGAGAAGGAAGTGCAAGGATTTGTACATGCGTGTATGGAACATTTTCTCGAGGAAGGTGAAGGTCTTGTTGGGAAAGCTCTTCAATCCAACCACCCCTTCTTCTACCCTGATGTTAAGGAGTACCATATAAGTGAGTACCCACTTGTTCATCATGCACGAAAGTTTGGTCTAAATGCTGCTGTGGCTATCAGATTACGTAGTACATTTACCGGCAATGACGATTACATATTGGAGTTCTTTCTTCCAATCAGTATGAAGGGAAGTACCGAGCAACAGCTTCTCTTGAATAACCTTTCAGGTACCATGCAAAGAATTTGCAGAACTTTGAGAACAGTGTCAGATGCAGAATTGGTTGGACAAGGTGCTAAGTTTGTGTTACAGGATGAATCTCTTCCAAATTTACCACCGATTGCATTGTCTGGGAGGAACTCTCAGCACTCATTAGACAGCAATTCAAATTCTGTGAACGGGGCTCCTTTAGGTGCCTGTGATTCAAAGAGTGCTGGAATGCAAGCTGATGATTCtcatgaacag ACAATGAATGGATCAAGAAGACCGATGGAGAAAAAACGAAGTACAGCAGAAAAACATGTCAGCTTAAGTGTTCTTCAGCAGTACTTCTCTGGAAGCTTGAAGGATGCTGCAAAAAGCATTGGTG tgtGTCCAACTACCTTGAAAAGGATATGTCGACAACATGGGATATCTAGATGGCCATCCCGGAAGATAAACAAAGTCAATCGGTCTTTGAAAAAGATACAGACAGTGCTTGAATCTGTCCAAGGGGTAGAAGGAGGACTGAAGTTTGATCCAGCCACTGGAGGTCTAGTTCCCGCTGGCTCTATCATCCAAGATTTTGATGCACAGAAAAGCATGTTTTTCCCGTTCAAAGATGTCTCTGTCAAAAATCCTGCTTCTGTTTTCCAGGATGCTGTGTCTGTACCCTCAACTTCAGGCAGTGACAAAGAgaattctatggtgaaaatggaAGAGGACTCTTATGTTGATGGGAACCAACTCGGCCAATCAAATCATATCAATACTCCCTCTTTTAAGGGAGGGAATAAATCAAGTATTGCAGTATCTGGATTTTGTTACGAATCCAAATTGGCAGCATTAGATGCAGGGTCATCCAGACCTGCAAGTCTGAATGCGATGCCATTGTCTAATTCCGGAAATGCATCATTGGGCTCTTTCCTTACCAAAGGAGGATGCAGGAGGTGGGGGTTGAATGATGGTACCTTGGACAACTTTGACGGTCATTTCACTTCTCGGTGCTCTTATTCCATGGCTGTTGGAGGTGATGCTGACAGTAAGATGAAAGGAGATAATATAATGGATGGTGATGGTGGGGTCATTGAACATAACCAGGCCAGTTCTTCAGCCATGACAGACTCATCCAATGGGTCTGGGTCGATGATGCATGGCAGTTCATCAAGCTCTCACAGTCGTGGTGCACACAAGCATTCTAAAGTTGAGGCGAATTGTGGTGATAGTGGGTCAACAATTACTGTGAAAGCCACTTACAAAGAAGATACTATCCGATTTAAGTTTGAGCTTTCAGCAGGGTGCTTCCAACTCTACGAGCAGGTTGCGAAGAGGTTTAAATTGCAGGCTGGGACATTCCAACTCAAGTATCTTGATGATGAGGAGGAATGGGTGATGTTGGTAAATGATGCAGATTTGCATGAGTGTCTTGAGATAGTGGATTTTGTTGGTGGTCGAACTGTCAAATTTCTTGTTCGCGATACACCTTGTGCTATGGGTAGCTCAAGCAGCAGCAACTGCTTTTTGGCTAGTGGCTCCTAA